One Ethanoligenens harbinense YUAN-3 genomic window carries:
- a CDS encoding MFS transporter, producing MQDKSTHHVPPPYNHSLALFLLTVVTSGFAGQMIAVSIGWQMYALTKSTFYLGLVGLMQFLPMILMTLFSGYIADHFNRKLIVFFCNAGLCLCFLFLGISSYLGVIRTSSLLVSAFIIGAVLSLYGPSMQSLLPGIVEQAAFTKATARNAACFQAATIVGPALGGLLYAFGADIVYFASAISIAVGCISILFVRVKTREIKHEPIGAQTLLAGVTFIKSRPVILGAISLDLFAVLFGGATALLPVYASTILKIGAVGLGILRSAPAIGAFLVSFFLARRPIGRRVGVTMFMAVIVFGLATICFAVSRSFALSLAALLVLGTADVISVVIRSSLVQLQTPDAMRGRVSSVNQLFIGTSNQLGEFESGLTASIFGTVSAALIGGIGTICVVLIWMKLFPRLRRMDTYEYSTEPRPQTIA from the coding sequence ATGCAGGACAAATCGACCCATCACGTCCCACCGCCGTACAACCATTCTTTGGCGCTGTTTCTCCTTACCGTAGTCACCTCCGGGTTTGCCGGACAAATGATCGCCGTTTCCATTGGCTGGCAAATGTATGCGCTGACGAAGTCAACCTTTTATCTTGGACTTGTCGGGCTAATGCAGTTTTTGCCCATGATCCTGATGACGTTGTTTTCCGGCTATATCGCTGACCACTTTAACCGGAAGCTCATCGTGTTTTTCTGCAATGCGGGGCTTTGCCTGTGTTTTCTGTTCTTAGGCATTTCCAGTTATCTCGGCGTAATCAGGACGTCCTCCCTGCTGGTGTCCGCGTTCATCATCGGGGCGGTTCTTTCGCTCTATGGCCCGTCCATGCAGTCGCTGCTGCCGGGCATCGTGGAACAGGCTGCATTCACCAAAGCAACCGCGCGAAATGCAGCCTGTTTCCAGGCTGCCACCATTGTCGGACCGGCGCTCGGCGGTCTGCTCTATGCGTTCGGAGCGGATATTGTGTATTTCGCATCGGCCATTTCCATCGCGGTGGGCTGCATCTCGATCCTGTTTGTACGGGTAAAGACGCGTGAAATCAAACATGAGCCCATCGGCGCGCAAACGTTACTTGCGGGCGTTACGTTTATCAAAAGCCGCCCCGTTATCCTCGGTGCCATCTCGCTGGATCTGTTCGCCGTGCTGTTCGGCGGCGCCACCGCGCTTCTGCCGGTCTATGCCTCCACGATTCTGAAAATCGGCGCAGTGGGGCTTGGCATTTTGCGCTCGGCACCCGCCATTGGCGCGTTCCTCGTCTCTTTTTTCCTGGCGCGCCGCCCAATCGGCCGCAGGGTGGGCGTGACGATGTTCATGGCGGTCATTGTTTTCGGTCTGGCCACCATCTGCTTTGCGGTTTCACGGTCGTTCGCCTTGTCCCTTGCCGCGCTGCTGGTTCTGGGCACGGCGGATGTTATCAGCGTGGTTATCCGTTCCTCGTTGGTGCAGCTGCAAACACCGGATGCTATGCGCGGCCGCGTCAGCTCGGTCAACCAGTTGTTCATCGGCACATCCAATCAACTGGGAGAATTTGAATCGGGACTGACGGCTTCCATCTTCGGCACGGTGTCCGCCGCGCTCATCGGCGGCATCGGTACCATCTGTGTGGTGCTGATCTGGATG